A region of the bacterium genome:
AGCCGGCCACCGGCGCGGCCCGAGCGCCGGGACGCGTGAATCTGATTGGCGAGCACACCGACTACAACGGTGGGCTGGTTCTGCCGGTGGGCATCGACCTCGAGACGCGGGTCTGGCTGCGCTTCCGCACGGATCGAATGGTTCGCGGAGCCTCTCGCGAGCACGGGGAGGTGCGGGAGAAACTCGACGCCCCCCCAACGGGGCATTGGCTCGACTACGCTCGTGGCGTGGCTCGGGAACTGGTGTCGGATGGGCGTATTCCCGCGCGCGGCTTCGACGCTCGGGTGGAAACGGACCTGCCCGTGGGCGCCGGTCTGTCGAGTTCGGCTGCGCTGGAAGCCGCCTTCGCGCTGGCTCTATTGTCGGCCGCTGGCTCCCCTATCCGCAGCGAGGAAAGGCCCGCCCTGGCTCGCCTCTGCCAGCGCGCGGAGTCCGATTTCGTGGGCGTGCCGTGCGGCCTGATGGATCCCTATGCCGTTTTGTGCGGGCGCGATCGCTGCGCGATCCTGCTCGATTGTGGCAGCGAGGAGGCAGCTTCAGTCGAAATCCCGGGCGACATCGAGATCGTGGTGTTTGACACGGGAGTGACCCGCGAGTTGCGCGAGGGAGGCTATGCGCAGCGACGGGATGAGTGTGAGCGGGCGCTGGAGCAGGCGGCCGTCGCGCTCGCGCGGCCGATCGAATCGCTCTCGAGCCTGCGTCCCGGTGATCTGGGAGCCGTCGGTGGCCGGGTCGATCCGATCGTTTTTCGCCGCACACGTCACGTCGTGAGCGAGAACGCGCGCGTGCGAGAGTTCGCCGCGCGAATTCGCGCCGGAGATCGCGGCGGCGCGGGCAAGGTGCTTTTTGCTTCCCACGAATCGCTGCGCGTCGATTTCGAAGTCACCATTCCCGAGTCAGACGCACTGGTCGAGGATTCGAGAGACCTACCGGGTTGCCTGGGATCGCGCATGACCGGTGCTGGTTGGGGAGGCTGTACGCTGCACCTGGTGAGCGCGGGGAGTGCAGAGGCATTCTCCGCACAGCTTGCCACACGCTTCGAAGCGCGCTTCGAACGCGCACCGCGCCACTGGATCGCGAAACCGGCCGCCGCGGCCAGCGTTCTCGAGACGAGTCCTTAGGAGTTAGGATCCGCACTCGGTGCAGCTGGGGCGTCTTTTGAGCGAGGCACGATCAGCATGAAACGCAGATCGTCGCCGCGCAGTGCACGCACCAGAAAAGGCTGGTTCGAGAGCTTGCTCACGGCTTCCCTGAAGTCGTCGAGGCCCTTGATCTCGAGATCTTCGATCTGCACGACCAGATCGCCCTGGTTCATCGAAGCCTCGGCCGCCTCCGAGCCGCCTTCGACGAATGACACGAGCACGCCTTGGCGCATGCTCAAGCGGTGGCTGCGAAACAGACTCTCGGTGACCTCCTGGACGGTGAATCCGTGCTCGGTCTCTTCCTCGTCGGGCACCACTTTCGGCTGTGCCGTCAGCTTGGCATTGAGCATCTGCACCTTCTCGTCGCGGAAGATTCCGACCTGCACTTCTTTGCCCACGTCCATCTGAGCCACCATTCGCTGGAACAGGCCCAGGTCGTCGGGCTTTTCTGCGCGTAGTTCCTCGCCGTCGATGGTCTGGATGATGTCGCCGACGTGCACACCGGCCGCCTCCGCGGGCGAACCTCGAACGACAGAACCGACGAGCACGCCGTGCACCGAGGGCTGATCCCAGTAGCGCGCGAGTTCTCGCGGGAACGGCTGAATCGTCACGCCCAGGTAGCCGCGTGCGATGCTGCCCAGCGCGAGCAGATCCTCTTCGACTCGCCTGGCAGTATTGATCGGGATCGTGAAGCCGATACCGCGCCCCTGACCGCGCGAGTTGATGCCGACGACTTCTCCCTTCAGATTGATCAATGGTCCACCCGACGAGCCGTGGTCGATCATGGCATCGGTCTGAATGAAGTCATTGAGCATCTGCGAGCCACTCAGGTCGCGGCCTTTGGCGGATACGATTCCGAGCGAGACGGTTCCCTGGAGTCCGTAGGGATTGCCGATCGCGATCACCCACTCACCCACTCTCAGGGATTCGGAGTCGCCGATCGCGGCTGCGGGGAATTC
Encoded here:
- the galK gene encoding galactokinase, with product MHPGPPRPVCPVRQCVRSPGRTRSPCPVGRHAIHRYLASTRGARGKGSGLSAENRHSRADQPFGQPATGAARAPGRVNLIGEHTDYNGGLVLPVGIDLETRVWLRFRTDRMVRGASREHGEVREKLDAPPTGHWLDYARGVARELVSDGRIPARGFDARVETDLPVGAGLSSSAALEAAFALALLSAAGSPIRSEERPALARLCQRAESDFVGVPCGLMDPYAVLCGRDRCAILLDCGSEEAASVEIPGDIEIVVFDTGVTRELREGGYAQRRDECERALEQAAVALARPIESLSSLRPGDLGAVGGRVDPIVFRRTRHVVSENARVREFAARIRAGDRGGAGKVLFASHESLRVDFEVTIPESDALVEDSRDLPGCLGSRMTGAGWGGCTLHLVSAGSAEAFSAQLATRFEARFERAPRHWIAKPAAAASVLETSP
- a CDS encoding PDZ domain-containing protein, with the translated sequence MNRTLLLLVLAGTTVLMQPGWAVAEDALNQLQERIIDVNMRVSPSVVHVEAAIRVNNRRKLVTGSGFITGRSGVVLTNRHVVDRAEKVSVVVPGREGRYEAEVVGTDKQTDVAVLRISPRDGEDEFPAAAIGDSESLRVGEWVIAIGNPYGLQGTVSLGIVSAKGRDLSGSQMLNDFIQTDAMIDHGSSGGPLINLKGEVVGINSRGQGRGIGFTIPINTARRVEEDLLALGSIARGYLGVTIQPFPRELARYWDQPSVHGVLVGSVVRGSPAEAAGVHVGDIIQTIDGEELRAEKPDDLGLFQRMVAQMDVGKEVQVGIFRDEKVQMLNAKLTAQPKVVPDEEETEHGFTVQEVTESLFRSHRLSMRQGVLVSFVEGGSEAAEASMNQGDLVVQIEDLEIKGLDDFREAVSKLSNQPFLVRALRGDDLRFMLIVPRSKDAPAAPSADPNS